A portion of the Candidatus Zixiibacteriota bacterium genome contains these proteins:
- the tssD gene encoding type VI secretion system tube protein TssD — translation MARRPILEIDGVVYKNVYKVEYGLYTAKDETGRPSDRAHAGVIKITRESDETVDIARWAMDSSKPNWKAGKVTFNNPDDAAMKELTWEEGFITKYEEQVPHVKNNPEDQISEYFEISCHKLTIADAEIDNRWQE, via the coding sequence ATGGCACGGAGACCAATTTTGGAGATTGATGGAGTTGTGTACAAAAACGTTTACAAGGTCGAATATGGCCTGTACACCGCCAAGGATGAAACCGGACGCCCGTCTGACAGGGCCCACGCCGGTGTCATTAAAATAACCCGCGAATCGGATGAAACGGTTGATATCGCCCGCTGGGCAATGGATTCGAGCAAGCCGAACTGGAAAGCGGGTAAGGTTACTTTCAACAATCCTGACGATGCGGCGATGAAAGAGCTGACCTGGGAAGAAGGATTTATCACTAAGTATGAGGAACAAGTCCCTCATGTTAAAAATAATCCCGAAGATCAGATTTCTGAGTATTTCGAAATATCCTGCCATAAATTGACTATCGCCGACGCGGAGATCGACAACCGCTGGCAAGAATAA
- a CDS encoding PQQ-binding-like beta-propeller repeat protein, giving the protein MSDIYSRYFANSRHDGWVNQNVTSGGDIAWRRIITGDEKVSAESRLLLSSDNQIVVDGMRKIFVYSSEGLQLWKRDKYYGCQVALQNDLINYRSADSVNLIHAVSVVDGKKAHDIFLSGITKNSDLVFFEPLEKGLVAQLQYTSSHDKPSDEMLIYLLTGTMPGFDWSCIFKGNRSPLIPLADIENRRFVTSIQGELVVFDLDSQNRTPEPVSQFPFPLEQHTAWMSCGKGGKLYFAGCGPKGLEVAIAEFNGELTAHSENLDIPPVKPIAPPILSDEHVFILTSSMLIAIKDGAVDWTFKPLRGNLLFGTALSDGSILVASTDMVYHLNEAGEYYFETVIDEPIVTPPVVDGNGQVFVASRDTLYAIG; this is encoded by the coding sequence ATGAGCGATATATATAGTCGATATTTTGCTAACAGCCGCCATGACGGATGGGTGAACCAAAATGTTACCTCTGGGGGAGATATTGCCTGGAGGCGAATTATTACCGGCGATGAAAAAGTGTCGGCCGAATCTCGCCTGCTTCTGAGTTCTGATAATCAAATAGTCGTCGATGGAATGCGGAAGATATTCGTTTATTCTTCCGAGGGTTTACAGCTATGGAAACGCGACAAGTATTACGGGTGTCAGGTAGCGCTGCAAAATGATTTAATCAACTATAGATCAGCCGATTCCGTAAATTTAATTCATGCGGTATCGGTGGTTGATGGAAAGAAAGCGCATGATATTTTTCTGTCGGGAATAACCAAAAATTCTGATTTGGTTTTCTTCGAGCCTCTGGAAAAAGGACTTGTCGCTCAATTACAATACACATCTTCGCATGATAAGCCTTCTGATGAGATGCTCATCTATCTGCTTACGGGGACCATGCCGGGATTTGATTGGAGTTGTATATTCAAAGGGAATAGAAGCCCGCTGATACCTCTGGCCGATATTGAAAATCGCCGTTTCGTAACATCTATACAGGGCGAGTTGGTCGTATTTGACCTCGATAGTCAGAATCGAACGCCCGAGCCTGTCAGTCAGTTTCCGTTTCCGCTTGAACAGCATACCGCCTGGATGAGTTGCGGCAAGGGCGGAAAATTGTATTTTGCGGGGTGCGGCCCGAAAGGGCTGGAAGTGGCGATTGCGGAATTTAACGGTGAATTAACGGCACATTCTGAGAATCTTGATATTCCGCCGGTAAAACCAATTGCGCCGCCGATTTTGTCGGATGAGCATGTATTTATTCTGACTTCATCAATGTTAATTGCGATTAAGGATGGCGCGGTGGATTGGACTTTTAAGCCATTGCGCGGCAATTTGCTTTTTGGGACGGCTCTCTCCGACGGTTCAATTCTCGTGGCTTCAACCGATATGGTTTATCATCTCAATGAAGCCGGTGAATATTATTTTGAAACGGTCATCGATGAGCCGATCGTGACCCCTCCCGTTGTCGACGGGAATGGGCAGGTATTTGTCGCCAGCAGGGATACTCTCTATGCTATCGGGTAG
- a CDS encoding phage baseplate assembly protein V, protein MVSEEEEYSDNEKTIDLFSDDLLEDGGGISGVFAIKLWIDGKKIESSDINRIEIIQTIDSHHVVKIVIHEYGFDEKENELSDSIGYSDVLGKSISFEVEMEVPDEPRPIKSTFVGIITKTQIRNRIDGINEGIITAHGPTIAMDGARHNNFFMDQSASDVIGSILRNYPITIGNVESTGGQMKYCVQYRETDFEFIMRLASGSGLYAYYDGEKFNVEKAHQSNTIELAWRYTLGGFVYGWGTASAEFTSSVYNYEQKKTFDQDSKSLPTQSSISETSKKSTEASKKIYTESGFSDAPKFVADAQGLDKVLQNERNKAIGKMILCQGTCSHPQIAPGKCVKAGGLGKLDGTYWVTKVHHTFGAGSYTNKFECTPVDVAFPKSHSARASVTNLQTAEVVDNIDPDKMGRIKVKFPWNADDTIWIRVAVPHAGQDRGWFSVPEIGDEVLVGYEQGSPDLPIVIGSLYNKDNAPHSDTGTDDNSVKGFITKSGNKIIINDSGGGEQIGIIAADGSQVIIDSGGPSITVETDGDVTIKSKNITLKADSKIVLDGGQIEIKSGGDIKSEASMNMATKAGIEYKIEGTMVTVKGTPIQLN, encoded by the coding sequence ATGGTGAGTGAAGAAGAAGAATATTCCGATAACGAAAAGACAATAGATCTATTTTCTGATGATCTCCTTGAAGATGGGGGAGGTATTTCGGGTGTTTTTGCGATTAAATTATGGATTGATGGCAAGAAAATCGAAAGCTCCGATATTAACCGAATCGAAATAATCCAGACAATTGATTCTCACCATGTGGTAAAGATTGTAATTCATGAATATGGTTTCGATGAGAAAGAAAATGAGTTATCTGATTCAATCGGTTATTCAGATGTTTTGGGAAAGTCGATATCCTTTGAAGTTGAAATGGAGGTGCCGGATGAACCTAGACCAATTAAGTCAACTTTCGTGGGAATCATAACCAAAACCCAGATAAGAAATAGAATTGATGGAATAAATGAAGGCATTATTACTGCACATGGCCCGACAATAGCAATGGACGGGGCCAGGCACAATAATTTTTTCATGGATCAGAGTGCATCCGATGTAATCGGTTCAATTTTGCGCAATTATCCCATTACTATTGGAAATGTCGAATCGACCGGCGGTCAAATGAAATATTGCGTTCAATATCGCGAAACTGATTTTGAATTTATTATGCGTTTGGCATCCGGTTCGGGATTGTATGCATATTATGACGGTGAAAAATTCAATGTCGAAAAGGCCCATCAATCAAACACCATAGAATTGGCCTGGCGATATACCTTGGGCGGCTTTGTATATGGTTGGGGAACGGCATCGGCCGAGTTTACATCGTCGGTTTATAACTATGAACAGAAAAAAACATTTGATCAGGATTCGAAATCATTACCAACCCAATCTTCAATTTCCGAGACGTCCAAGAAAAGCACGGAAGCATCCAAAAAAATATATACGGAATCCGGATTTAGCGATGCTCCCAAATTTGTAGCAGACGCTCAAGGGCTCGACAAAGTACTGCAAAACGAGAGAAATAAAGCTATAGGAAAGATGATTTTATGTCAGGGCACCTGCAGCCACCCCCAGATAGCTCCTGGAAAATGCGTCAAGGCCGGTGGCTTGGGTAAACTGGACGGCACTTATTGGGTCACCAAAGTCCATCATACTTTTGGAGCGGGCAGCTATACCAATAAATTTGAGTGCACACCGGTTGATGTCGCCTTTCCCAAATCGCATTCGGCTCGAGCGTCGGTAACCAATCTACAAACGGCCGAAGTAGTCGATAACATTGATCCGGATAAAATGGGTCGCATCAAGGTCAAGTTCCCGTGGAACGCCGACGACACCATCTGGATTCGGGTCGCCGTACCCCATGCCGGGCAAGACCGCGGCTGGTTTTCTGTACCTGAAATCGGCGATGAAGTGTTGGTCGGTTATGAACAGGGATCGCCTGATTTACCGATTGTAATCGGCTCCCTGTATAATAAGGATAACGCGCCGCATAGCGATACCGGCACGGATGATAATAGTGTTAAGGGTTTTATAACCAAGAGCGGCAATAAAATTATTATTAATGATTCCGGCGGGGGGGAACAGATCGGGATAATTGCCGCCGATGGAAGCCAGGTGATTATTGATTCCGGCGGTCCGTCGATTACGGTTGAGACAGACGGAGACGTGACCATAAAATCGAAAAATATTACACTCAAGGCTGACAGCAAGATTGTACTGGATGGCGGCCAGATTGAAATCAAATCCGGTGGCGATATTAAATCCGAGGCGAGTATGAATATGGCAACCAAGGCCGGTATTGAATATAAAATAGAGGGAACAATGGTTACCGTAAAAGGAACCCCGATACAATTAAATTAA
- a CDS encoding AAA family ATPase, protein METKINLNDLKADYKSKVEKLKALKPVVDNLEPRIEDADIAAVIARRTGIPVTKMLTAEKDRLINMESYLSRKIIGQDQAIKVICNAIRKARSGLKLPYRPVGSFLFLGPTGTGKTYLPKLLAEFLFDDKNAMVRLDMSEYMESHSVAKMIGAPPGYVGYEAGGLLTEAVRKKPFSVVLLDEVEKAHMDVFNVLLQLMDDGRLTDGQGRTVDFSNTIVVLTSNFAAEKILEADREGRDLDMEEVRSFLFSKFRPELLNRLNDIIIFHSFTQKQVEKIAALEFENLCVLLKDQNIQASLSKKALAKLAKDGYTPELGARPIQRTIEKDIINKLSVDIITGDVSSGDEIEIDVKNKEYVFSKKK, encoded by the coding sequence ATGGAAACAAAGATTAATCTGAATGATCTCAAGGCTGATTATAAGAGCAAAGTAGAAAAGTTAAAAGCCCTCAAGCCGGTTGTCGATAATCTGGAACCCCGGATTGAGGATGCCGATATCGCGGCTGTGATTGCCCGTCGGACGGGGATTCCCGTGACAAAAATGCTGACCGCCGAAAAAGACCGCCTGATAAATATGGAATCTTATCTGTCCAGGAAAATCATTGGGCAGGATCAGGCTATCAAGGTTATTTGTAATGCCATTCGCAAAGCGCGTTCGGGTCTCAAGCTTCCGTATCGTCCGGTAGGATCGTTTTTATTTTTGGGGCCGACCGGAACGGGAAAGACCTATTTACCCAAACTATTGGCCGAATTTTTATTTGATGATAAAAACGCGATGGTGCGGTTGGATATGTCGGAGTATATGGAGTCACATTCGGTGGCCAAAATGATTGGCGCGCCTCCCGGATATGTCGGGTATGAGGCGGGCGGACTTTTGACTGAAGCGGTCAGGAAAAAACCGTTTTCGGTGGTGCTTCTTGATGAAGTTGAAAAGGCTCACATGGATGTCTTCAATGTTTTATTGCAATTGATGGATGACGGACGTTTGACTGACGGGCAGGGAAGGACGGTTGATTTTTCCAATACGATTGTGGTTTTAACCTCCAATTTTGCCGCCGAGAAAATTCTGGAAGCGGACCGCGAGGGACGCGACCTTGATATGGAAGAAGTACGGTCGTTTTTATTTTCCAAATTCCGTCCGGAACTGCTCAACCGCCTTAATGATATTATCATATTTCATTCGTTTACGCAGAAACAGGTAGAGAAAATCGCGGCTTTGGAATTTGAAAATCTGTGCGTATTACTTAAAGACCAGAATATACAGGCGAGTTTATCAAAGAAGGCATTAGCCAAACTTGCCAAAGACGGTTATACGCCTGAGTTAGGAGCCCGGCCGATTCAGCGAACGATAGAAAAGGATATCATTAATAAGTTATCGGTGGATATCATTACCGGAGATGTATCCTCCGGCGATGAGATTGAGATAGATGTGAAGAATAAAGAGTATGTATTTTCGAAAAAGAAATAG
- a CDS encoding DcrB-related protein — translation MKNNIFTLELSDNWVDRTTFLYMGLEDGGMQHILNLSVEPEIGDADLYEYARERIDNAVTAMPDAAIIKEEDKTLPNGNAAYECVYKWISPDGKMVFQKLLFLIIEGTGYNFSANFSKKTLKTLRHEVDGIINSFQPVPHSDDE, via the coding sequence ATGAAAAACAATATATTCACATTGGAGCTTTCGGATAATTGGGTAGACCGGACAACGTTTTTATACATGGGTCTGGAAGACGGCGGGATGCAGCATATTCTTAATTTGAGCGTTGAACCTGAAATCGGCGACGCTGATTTATATGAATACGCCCGGGAACGGATAGACAATGCCGTTACCGCTATGCCCGACGCCGCGATTATCAAAGAAGAAGATAAGACTCTGCCAAACGGCAACGCCGCTTATGAATGCGTTTATAAGTGGATATCTCCCGATGGAAAGATGGTATTTCAGAAGTTACTATTTTTAATCATTGAGGGCACCGGATATAATTTTTCGGCCAATTTTTCAAAGAAAACTCTAAAAACTCTCAGGCATGAAGTGGACGGAATAATAAATTCGTTTCAGCCTGTGCCGCATTCGGATGATGAGTAA
- a CDS encoding GPW/gp25 family protein: MENLALPFVLREGYLDRAKLDESIKFSIGLILCTRRGSLPFEPDYGSDIWEKEFSDLLTANKADIRSNLRNALDKYEKRLYNISVSLVRIDGATPHSVSMAIKVTGNYKEDNEEQKFEASYLLG; this comes from the coding sequence ATGGAAAATTTAGCGTTACCTTTTGTTTTGCGGGAAGGATACCTCGACCGCGCCAAGCTTGATGAATCGATTAAGTTTTCAATCGGATTAATCCTGTGCACGCGGCGCGGATCACTACCTTTTGAACCTGATTATGGCAGTGATATCTGGGAAAAGGAATTTTCGGATTTGCTGACCGCCAATAAGGCCGATATCCGATCCAATTTGCGAAACGCGTTAGATAAGTATGAAAAAAGATTGTATAATATTTCTGTTTCGCTGGTGAGAATTGACGGTGCCACGCCGCACTCGGTGAGTATGGCGATTAAGGTTACCGGCAATTACAAAGAAGACAACGAAGAGCAGAAATTTGAGGCGAGTTATCTACTGGGGTAA
- a CDS encoding AAA family ATPase: MDIANYSSDSRALIKNAREITQSFRHPEIEVEHLLVATIRQEGSQVESIINQLGKSIAFLESVIETHLKDQSSRGSTREKVAVSPSVQEVLNWAIEEKTKLYDALVEPEHIFIAIFDPKSQLAPYVREKLEITKEDIYRAIADSKSIEEITATAEKKAGAAASEEKKISGTLRYCIDLTNRAAAGEFDPVIGRDKEIQQVVQILLRRRKNSPVLIGGPGVGKTAIVEGFAQSVVDGEVAEALKDVKVMELDMGAMVAGAKYKGEFEERLKNLIGEVVKTAGKVILFIDEAHTIVGAGGTTGGTDAANLLKPALARGQIRLIGATTEEEYTKHLEKDKALERRFEKIRIEEPNLDDAIRIARGIISKYQEHHKIEYTSEAIIGAVKYAKRYLSERNLPDIALDIIDEAGSEFSVKEEYAKKHIPLVEKEARDVEKLISECEGKDPDKDKEDFEKLRIAFDEFARKVDMLDGYWGHRVEVANKESA, from the coding sequence ATGGATATTGCCAACTATTCTTCGGATTCACGGGCATTAATAAAAAACGCTCGCGAGATCACACAGTCATTTCGTCATCCTGAAATCGAAGTCGAACATTTATTAGTCGCGACTATCCGGCAGGAAGGGTCGCAGGTGGAGTCGATTATCAATCAGCTGGGGAAGAGCATCGCTTTTTTGGAATCGGTCATCGAGACCCATTTAAAAGATCAATCAAGCCGGGGCTCAACCCGGGAAAAAGTGGCGGTGTCGCCTTCGGTGCAGGAAGTATTAAACTGGGCTATTGAGGAGAAAACGAAATTATATGACGCGCTGGTAGAACCGGAACACATATTTATCGCCATATTCGACCCCAAATCGCAACTGGCACCTTATGTACGGGAAAAGCTCGAAATCACCAAGGAAGATATCTATCGAGCCATCGCCGACAGCAAATCAATCGAGGAGATAACGGCGACAGCCGAAAAGAAAGCCGGAGCTGCCGCGTCCGAAGAGAAAAAAATATCGGGGACACTGCGATATTGTATCGATTTGACTAATCGAGCCGCGGCCGGTGAATTCGATCCTGTGATCGGACGGGATAAAGAAATCCAACAAGTTGTTCAGATTCTTCTGCGGCGGCGCAAAAACAGCCCGGTTTTAATCGGAGGCCCGGGGGTTGGTAAAACGGCAATCGTGGAAGGTTTCGCGCAGTCTGTAGTCGATGGCGAAGTAGCTGAGGCTCTAAAAGATGTTAAGGTAATGGAACTTGATATGGGAGCGATGGTGGCGGGAGCCAAGTATAAAGGTGAATTTGAAGAGAGACTAAAAAATCTTATCGGAGAGGTCGTCAAGACGGCGGGCAAAGTGATTTTATTTATTGATGAGGCTCATACTATCGTAGGGGCTGGCGGCACGACCGGCGGAACTGACGCCGCCAATTTATTGAAACCTGCTCTGGCCCGTGGACAAATTCGGCTTATTGGCGCGACGACCGAAGAGGAATACACCAAGCATTTGGAAAAAGACAAGGCCCTGGAGAGAAGATTTGAAAAAATCCGCATCGAGGAGCCAAACCTTGATGATGCTATTCGTATTGCCCGAGGAATAATTTCCAAGTATCAGGAGCATCATAAGATTGAATATACATCCGAGGCAATTATCGGGGCTGTAAAATATGCCAAGCGGTATTTGAGCGAAAGAAATTTGCCCGACATCGCTCTCGATATAATTGACGAGGCTGGTTCGGAGTTTAGCGTCAAAGAGGAATATGCTAAGAAACATATTCCGCTCGTGGAAAAAGAAGCCAGGGATGTGGAAAAACTGATTTCCGAATGCGAAGGCAAGGATCCTGATAAAGACAAGGAAGATTTTGAAAAACTGCGAATCGCGTTCGATGAATTCGCTCGCAAAGTTGATATGCTTGACGGATACTGGGGACATCGCGTTGAAGTTGCCAACAAGGAGTCGGCATAA
- a CDS encoding type VI secretion system contractile sheath small subunit, which yields MAKFILGATEKIKRDDSIPVELLPSNKLLYAAKLNNDEDADVTPVRCNNLKEVFEKYRPSFSVEMDSTDGEQVNADFEIKAMKDFGSKQLIDQNDYLQKVYYGKEILNDLEKQLKKNNSLKKTLADKDKKEALLKLARYYIDLLSEE from the coding sequence ATGGCCAAATTTATTCTGGGCGCGACTGAAAAGATAAAGCGCGACGATTCCATCCCGGTGGAATTACTCCCCTCCAACAAACTTCTTTATGCGGCGAAACTGAACAACGATGAAGACGCCGACGTGACTCCGGTGCGGTGCAACAATCTCAAAGAAGTTTTCGAGAAATATCGTCCGTCTTTTTCGGTCGAGATGGATTCCACGGATGGGGAACAGGTCAATGCCGATTTCGAGATTAAGGCGATGAAAGATTTCGGCAGTAAGCAACTGATTGACCAGAATGATTATTTGCAAAAAGTGTATTATGGGAAAGAGATATTAAATGATCTCGAAAAACAATTGAAGAAAAACAATTCCCTGAAGAAAACTCTGGCGGACAAAGACAAGAAGGAAGCGCTTCTAAAACTCGCCAGGTATTACATTGACCTGTTAAGCGAAGAATAA
- a CDS encoding serine/threonine-protein kinase: MPDDNDTLLDEGSSQNNPDPLGIIGWVIGSKYKIETYIGGGGFGEVYAGYNQNLTEQRVVVKFFKRVQSREKFDKEARILCQLNHPNICRVLDYLPDEGAAVVAYIDGKDCSKILKSQGALPEKLFLTVARSMSKAVAYAHKQKIAHRDIKPGNILVDKNEHVYLIDFGIAKEIGGDATKTAYTALTPMFAAPERQAGDKNYNPFKSDIYEMGITLFNLATNSLPYRNPVNPIFSEWGGKAAEKLSPELRRILLKATHPDPEKRYQSTADMAADFEELDVAFGSGRKFPTKTVVGALLVIILAIAGWQYGPGLWEQYFAASQSNEQTELAQAPEEKTLTDDGSGDAAETINQETSETAEQISGEKEQITSLSPEEQTAKQDTENNLARQESTEQANIQTESETESIPPQEELKPEEPPPPPPMSRLLVQAAPTDNMVLTIDGNKWDTDRRTEISPGNYELVAMHPDYPLYRKPLRLAEGNENISIDLIAEYGQPELIDMQIAVIPWSEQHILKISFNGRERTFTNFPVLDLRQAKGEWFVSLELIPLSEETAGNINIDSCVTFPHGGGPRSTIFGEEGNIMLGAEGDEQINSVPMVIYWSQ, translated from the coding sequence ATGCCGGATGATAATGATACCTTGTTAGATGAGGGTTCCTCACAAAATAATCCCGATCCGCTGGGAATAATCGGCTGGGTCATCGGGAGTAAATATAAAATCGAAACCTATATCGGCGGAGGGGGTTTCGGCGAGGTTTATGCCGGTTATAACCAGAATTTAACCGAACAACGGGTTGTCGTGAAGTTTTTCAAACGGGTTCAATCCCGAGAAAAATTCGACAAAGAAGCCCGCATCCTGTGTCAACTGAACCACCCCAATATCTGTCGCGTCCTCGATTATCTCCCCGACGAAGGAGCCGCCGTCGTCGCTTACATTGACGGTAAAGACTGCAGTAAAATATTGAAATCGCAAGGCGCCCTCCCGGAAAAATTATTTCTGACTGTCGCCCGTTCAATGAGCAAAGCTGTTGCTTACGCTCACAAGCAAAAAATCGCGCACCGCGATATCAAACCGGGAAATATCCTGGTCGATAAAAATGAACACGTTTATCTGATTGATTTTGGTATCGCCAAAGAAATCGGCGGGGACGCGACCAAAACCGCCTATACCGCCTTAACACCAATGTTCGCCGCACCCGAACGCCAGGCCGGCGACAAAAATTATAATCCGTTCAAAAGCGATATTTACGAAATGGGCATAACGCTGTTTAACCTTGCCACCAACAGTTTACCCTATCGCAATCCCGTCAATCCGATTTTTTCCGAATGGGGAGGCAAGGCCGCTGAAAAATTATCTCCCGAACTTCGCCGCATTCTCCTCAAAGCGACTCATCCCGATCCCGAAAAAAGATACCAATCCACGGCCGACATGGCGGCGGATTTTGAAGAACTCGATGTCGCCTTTGGTTCCGGCAGGAAATTCCCGACCAAAACGGTTGTCGGCGCCCTATTAGTTATAATTCTCGCCATCGCGGGCTGGCAATACGGCCCCGGATTATGGGAGCAGTATTTCGCGGCTTCGCAATCGAATGAACAGACGGAACTGGCACAGGCGCCGGAAGAAAAAACGCTCACAGATGACGGCTCAGGCGACGCGGCCGAGACAATTAATCAGGAAACCTCTGAAACGGCTGAACAAATTTCCGGAGAAAAAGAACAAATAACAAGCTTATCACCTGAGGAACAAACAGCTAAACAGGATACGGAAAATAATCTTGCCCGACAAGAATCTACCGAACAGGCGAATATCCAGACCGAATCGGAGACTGAATCCATCCCTCCTCAGGAAGAGCTAAAACCGGAGGAACCTCCTCCCCCGCCGCCAATGAGTCGACTTTTGGTGCAAGCCGCCCCGACTGACAATATGGTATTGACAATTGACGGAAACAAATGGGATACCGACAGGAGAACCGAAATTTCGCCGGGAAATTATGAATTGGTGGCCATGCATCCTGATTATCCGCTCTATCGAAAACCGTTGAGGTTGGCTGAAGGAAACGAAAATATTTCTATCGATTTGATCGCCGAATACGGTCAGCCGGAACTGATCGATATGCAGATAGCTGTTATTCCTTGGAGTGAACAGCATATATTAAAAATATCTTTTAACGGCCGCGAGAGAACATTTACCAATTTTCCGGTTCTTGATTTGCGGCAGGCCAAAGGCGAATGGTTTGTTTCACTGGAACTAATACCTTTATCAGAAGAAACGGCAGGCAATATAAATATAGATTCATGCGTTACTTTTCCACATGGGGGAGGACCGCGCAGTACCATATTTGGTGAAGAAGGGAATATTATGCTGGGAGCCGAAGGCGATGAGCAAATCAACTCGGTGCCGATGGTTATTTATTGGTCTCAGTAA
- a CDS encoding LysM peptidoglycan-binding domain-containing protein, with translation MCDKDGFHYTIRKGDTLSGIARRFGVAHWRIIYNHSENEAFKASHPDPNLIHPREVIWVPGVKANQVAAASGKRIKVVAPRQRPGKKPIASIKLVSITYITDHHVMLAKYDDWKNPQNGDERKKIEKPEFIAGKNDDEALPISHTWKQKIKMKVKMKVEPVNCLSAKGKLIGTGKHPGLSFKSGKTKFVSGFVEVVVTADDKLLEEVGVVEDYEIKWSVQGDGLNIQDAGTSKHDIYITTGTPKVAKSWPMANNDGKNHNYLTANRVRYAALIAQKKKDPHEIVKSIWESYNGSYDLSANGNKNPWKLVVDDERGQCMTICSFIESAAAMLGLKGQLVFVWPSFAKPKGKGMTRSHNDYAKAWAAASPVYQEQKRSSSKRPPHSANSEHHKHFPKEIVSMVDHATAGDGVTWLPGWNTYEATFRFTDNKVTKYYGGGGPIEDSPSEILEKVCALISWCYYVPKPGTQFLYAQTFCLTDGQESCLWWSTHHRNPWPPPPMAAEVLPG, from the coding sequence ATGTGCGATAAGGATGGATTTCATTACACAATTAGAAAAGGTGATACATTGTCCGGAATTGCGCGGCGCTTCGGTGTCGCTCACTGGCGGATAATATACAATCATTCTGAAAATGAAGCATTTAAGGCATCTCATCCCGATCCCAATTTAATACATCCCCGCGAAGTAATCTGGGTACCCGGGGTTAAGGCGAATCAAGTTGCGGCGGCCAGCGGAAAGCGAATTAAAGTAGTCGCACCCCGGCAGCGTCCTGGCAAAAAGCCGATTGCCAGCATAAAATTGGTATCGATTACTTATATAACCGATCATCATGTGATGCTGGCTAAGTATGACGATTGGAAAAATCCGCAAAACGGGGATGAACGAAAAAAAATCGAAAAACCCGAGTTTATTGCCGGCAAAAACGATGATGAAGCTCTTCCGATAAGCCATACCTGGAAACAGAAAATTAAAATGAAGGTGAAGATGAAGGTTGAGCCGGTAAATTGCCTGTCTGCCAAAGGCAAACTAATTGGGACCGGAAAACATCCAGGTTTATCATTTAAGTCGGGGAAAACGAAATTTGTCAGCGGTTTTGTTGAAGTTGTCGTAACGGCTGATGATAAACTTCTTGAAGAAGTGGGCGTTGTCGAAGATTATGAGATTAAATGGAGTGTTCAGGGTGATGGCCTCAATATACAAGATGCCGGAACGTCCAAGCACGATATATATATAACAACCGGCACCCCTAAAGTGGCTAAAAGCTGGCCGATGGCGAATAATGACGGAAAGAATCATAATTATCTGACAGCCAATCGAGTCAGGTATGCCGCCTTAATAGCACAAAAGAAAAAAGACCCGCATGAGATTGTAAAATCTATCTGGGAAAGTTATAACGGTTCATATGATTTAAGCGCCAACGGGAATAAAAATCCATGGAAACTGGTGGTTGATGATGAGCGGGGTCAGTGTATGACTATTTGTTCGTTTATTGAAAGCGCGGCGGCGATGCTGGGGTTGAAGGGACAGTTGGTTTTTGTCTGGCCCAGTTTTGCCAAGCCAAAAGGAAAGGGGATGACCCGAAGTCATAACGATTACGCCAAAGCCTGGGCAGCGGCGTCTCCCGTTTATCAAGAGCAAAAGCGCTCTTCCAGCAAAAGACCTCCCCATTCAGCCAATTCCGAACATCATAAACATTTTCCAAAAGAAATCGTATCCATGGTCGATCATGCAACTGCGGGAGACGGAGTGACATGGCTGCCGGGGTGGAATACTTATGAAGCGACTTTTAGATTTACGGATAACAAAGTGACAAAATATTATGGCGGCGGCGGGCCTATTGAGGATTCCCCAAGCGAAATCCTGGAAAAAGTTTGCGCTTTGATTTCCTGGTGCTATTATGTTCCCAAGCCGGGTACGCAATTTTTGTACGCCCAGACATTTTGCCTGACCGACGGCCAGGAAAGCTGCTTGTGGTGGAGTACGCATCATAGAAATCCCTGGCCGCCTCCACCTATGGCCGCGGAAGTTTTGCCGGGGTAA